One Deinococcus sp. YIM 134068 genomic region harbors:
- the sucC gene encoding ADP-forming succinate--CoA ligase subunit beta, producing the protein MKLHEYQGKELLRRFGVNVQDGKVAYTPDEVRDIAREYGQPVVVKAQVHVGGRGKAGGVKFSPNLDKAFENGQNILGMDIKGLTVKKVLVTKAVDIDAGTEYYVGMIVDRNVQSYTLMASAEGGMEIEEVAAATPEKIIKHRVDPVTGLRPYEAREVAIKAGFKGNLNKIADMMVKMSEAALKMDAVLVEINPLFVDESGTPVALDTKFEIDDNAMYRHKDLSDWRELEAEHPLEIEASKYGFAYVKLDGNVGVLGNGAGIVMTSLDVVNRAGAKPANFLDIGGGAKADIVYNAVKLVSKDRDVQAIFINIFGGITRADEVAKGVIQALQDGILTKPVRMRIAGTAEEEAKALLAEVNSPLIQMYPDMFQAAEAASQEANK; encoded by the coding sequence GTGAAGCTTCACGAGTATCAGGGCAAGGAGCTGCTGCGCCGCTTCGGCGTCAACGTGCAGGACGGTAAGGTGGCGTACACGCCCGACGAGGTGCGCGACATCGCCCGCGAGTACGGGCAGCCGGTCGTCGTCAAGGCGCAGGTCCACGTCGGCGGGCGCGGCAAGGCGGGCGGCGTGAAGTTCAGCCCGAACCTCGACAAGGCCTTTGAGAACGGCCAGAACATCCTCGGCATGGACATCAAGGGCCTCACCGTCAAGAAGGTCCTCGTCACGAAGGCCGTGGACATCGACGCGGGCACCGAGTACTACGTCGGCATGATCGTGGACCGCAACGTGCAGAGCTACACGCTGATGGCCTCCGCTGAGGGCGGCATGGAGATTGAGGAGGTCGCCGCCGCCACCCCGGAAAAGATCATCAAGCACCGCGTCGATCCCGTCACCGGCCTGCGCCCCTACGAGGCGCGCGAGGTGGCGATCAAGGCGGGCTTCAAGGGCAACCTGAACAAGATCGCCGACATGATGGTGAAGATGAGCGAGGCCGCCCTGAAGATGGACGCCGTGCTCGTCGAGATCAACCCCCTCTTCGTGGACGAGAGCGGGACGCCTGTGGCGCTCGACACGAAGTTCGAGATCGACGACAACGCGATGTACCGCCACAAGGACCTCTCCGACTGGCGCGAGCTGGAGGCCGAGCATCCGCTGGAGATCGAGGCCAGCAAGTACGGCTTCGCCTACGTGAAGCTCGACGGCAACGTGGGCGTCCTCGGCAACGGGGCGGGCATCGTGATGACCTCGCTCGACGTGGTGAACCGCGCCGGGGCCAAGCCCGCCAACTTCCTCGACATCGGCGGCGGGGCGAAGGCCGACATCGTGTACAACGCGGTGAAGCTCGTCTCGAAGGACCGGGACGTGCAGGCCATCTTCATCAACATCTTCGGCGGCATCACCCGCGCGGACGAGGTGGCAAAAGGGGTCATCCAGGCGTTGCAGGACGGCATCCTCACCAAGCCCGTGCGGATGCGGATCGCGGGCACGGCGGAGGAGGAGGCCAAAGCCCTCCTGGCCGAGGTCAACAGCCCCCTGATCCAGATGTACCCTGACATGTTCCAGGCGGCGGAAGCGGCTTCCCAGGAGGCGAACAAGTAA